The Mustela erminea isolate mMusErm1 chromosome 6, mMusErm1.Pri, whole genome shotgun sequence genome includes a region encoding these proteins:
- the LOC116592492 gene encoding olfactory receptor 6C4-like yields MKNQTFLTEFILLGLTDIPEIKPIIFIFLLLTYIFSIIGNLTIITLTLLDSHLQTPMYFFLRNFSFLEISFTTTFTPRLLFSITTGNKTISFAGCFTQYFFAIFFGATEFYLLAAMSYDRYVAICKPLHYLTIMSSKVCIQLVLCSWLAGFLIIISPIILTSQLDFCASNMLNHYYCDYGPLLEISCSDTRFLELLDFILAVVTLVVTLVLVILSYTNIVWTVLRIPSAQQRKKAFSTCFSHMIVISLSYGSCIFMYIKPSAREGVAFNKGVAVLNNSVAPLLNPFIYTLRNKQVKQAFKDITRKIMSI; encoded by the coding sequence ATGAAAAACCAAACCTTCCTGACAGAATTCATTCTGTTGGGACTAACAGACATTCCAGAGATCAAACCTATAATCTTTATATTTCTCCTCCTCACCTACATATTCAGCATCATTGGAAACCTGACAATCATCACCCTTACACTACTGGACTCCCACCTCCAGActcccatgtatttcttcctccGGAATTTCTCCTTCTTAGAAATTTCCTTCACAACCACTTTCACTCCCAGGCTGCTGTTCAGCATCACAACTGGCAACAAGACCATCAGCTTTGCTGGCTGTTTCACTCAGTATTTCTTTGCCATCTTCTTCGGAGCCACGGAGTTTTACCTTCTGGCTGCCAtgtcctatgaccgctatgtggccatctgcaaacccTTGCATTACTTGACCATCATGAGCAGCAAGGTCTGCATCCAGCTGGTTCTCTGCTCTTGGTTGGCTGGATTTCTAATCATCATATCCCCAATCATCCTCACCAGTCAGCTGGATTTCTGTGCCTCCAACATGCTGAATCATTACTATTGTGACTATGGACCCCTCCTAGAAATATCTTGCTCAGACACAAGATTCCTGGAGCTGCTTGACTTTATCTTAGCAGTTGTCACCTTGGTGGTCACCCTGGTACTGGTGATTCTCTCCTATACAAACATCGTCTGGACCGTCCTCAGGATcccttctgctcagcaaaggaaaaaggCCTTTTCGACCTGTTTTTCCCACATGATTGTCATCTCCCTTTCTTATGGCAGCTGCATCTTCATGTACATAAAGCCCTCAGCAAGAGAAGGAGTTGCTTTCAATAAGGGAGTAGCTGTGCTCAATAACTCAGTTGCCCCTTTGTTGAACCCATTCATTTACACTCTAAGgaacaaacaagtaaaacaagCTTTCAAGGACATCACCAGGAAGATTATGAGCATTTAG
- the LOC116593592 gene encoding olfactory receptor 6C4-like yields the protein MKNQTFLTEFILLGLTDIPEIKPIIFIFLLLTYIFSIIGNLTIITLTLLDSHLQTPMYFFLRNFSFLEISFTTTFTPRLLFSITTGNKTISFAGCFTQYFFAIFFGATEFYLLAAMSYDRYVAICKPLHYLTIMSSKVCIQLVLCSWLAGFLIIISPIILTSQLDFCASNMLNHYYCDYGPLLEISCSDTRFLELLDFILAVFTLMVTLVLVIFSYTNIVWTILRISSVQQRKKAFSTCSSHMIVISLSYGSCIFMYIKPSAKEGIAFNKGVAVLNTSVAPLLNPFIYTLKNKQVKQAFKDVTRKIVHLYSF from the coding sequence ATGAAAAACCAAACCTTCCTGACAGAATTCATTCTGTTGGGACTAACAGACATTCCAGAGATCAAACCTATAATCTTTATATTTCTCCTCCTCACCTACATATTCAGCATCATTGGAAACCTGACAATCATCACCCTTACACTACTGGACTCCCACCTCCAGActcccatgtatttcttcctccGGAATTTCTCCTTCTTAGAAATTTCCTTCACAACCACTTTCACTCCCAGGCTGCTGTTCAGCATCACAACTGGCAACAAGACCATCAGCTTTGCTGGCTGTTTCACTCAGTATTTCTTTGCCATCTTCTTTGGAGCCACGGAGTTTTACCTTCTGGCTGCCAtgtcctatgaccgctatgtggccatctgcaaacccTTGCATTACTTGACCATCATGAGCAGCAAGGTCTGCATCCAGCTGGTTCTCTGCTCTTGGTTGGCTGGATTTCTAATCATCATATCCCCAATCATCCTCACCAGTCAGCTGGATTTCTGTGCCTCCAACATGCTGAATCATTACTATTGTGACTATGGACCCCTCCTAGAAATATCTTGCTCAGACACAAGATTCCTGGAGCTGCTTGACTTTATCTTAGCAGTTTTCACCTTGATGGTCACCCTGGTACTGGTGATTTTCTCCTATACAAACATCGTCTGGACCATCCTCAGGATCTCTTCTGTTCAGCAAAGGAAAAAGGCCTTTTCCACCTGTTCTTCCCACATGATTGTCATCTCCCTTTCTTATGGCAGCTGCATCTTCATGTATATAAAGCCCTCAGCAAAAGAAGGAATTGCCTTCAATAAGGGAGTAGCTGTGCTCAATACCTCAGTTGCCCCTTTATTGAACCCATTCATTTACACTCTAAAgaacaaacaagtaaaacaagCTTTCAAGGATGTCACCAGGAAAATAGtgcatctttattcattttaa